A genome region from Triticum aestivum cultivar Chinese Spring chromosome 2B, IWGSC CS RefSeq v2.1, whole genome shotgun sequence includes the following:
- the LOC123045878 gene encoding protein NRT1/ PTR FAMILY 4.5, producing MALVGFVDWRGNAIRKEVHGGVRAAWFLYVLTVVTNVVIIPNLLNLVTYLHGTMHMGVSASATTTTNFFGATSGFAMIAAFLSDSYITRFRTMLLFGPFMFLGYGLLALQAYLPSLRPPACNIEAELNSCEVVHGWNATLLYTALYMTAFGDGFIRVCLPSLGADQFDHEDPSESRQQSSFFNWYTFGISFGGFVGLILIVGIENYKGWDIGLGVCAILILLGLLIVAAGFPFYCNQVPQGSPLTRILQVLVVAFRNRKLELPEKLEEAKESCTGTRACSVDALAQTNSLKFLDKACINSGQSGAWSVCSLRKVEEIKIILRVLPLFVSSIIGYISNVILFTFTVQQGTMTNTRLGKIHVSPATLFIIPIIFQMLMLAVYDQFLVPFLRRRTGYVGGVTHLQRIGIGFVTMLLASIIAAIVEKKRKKAVVQMSLFWLAPQFFLLGVADVTSFTGLLEFFNSEAPRGMKSIATALFWCALGLASLLATTLVEIVNKATRHGHQRGWLEGTSLNNSHLDLFYWAVAVVGLLGLCNYLYWAKKYVYQHNPRIVETSVDQDSP from the exons ATGGCACTAGTAGGCTTTGTGGATTGGAGGGGAAACGCCATCAGGAAAGAGGTGCATGGTGGAGTCAGAGCAGCATGGTTCTTGTACG TTCTGACTGTGGTAACCAACGTGGTTATTATCCCAAACCTGCTGAATCTGGTTACTTATCTTCATGGAACAATGCATATGGGGGTCTCGGCCTCTGCAACTAcaaccactaatttttttggtgccACATCCGGGTTTGCAATGATAGCAGCTTTCCTCTCCGACTCCTACATTACTCGCTTTAGAACAATGCTCCTCTTTGGTCCATTTATGTTTCTG GGTTACGGATTGCTCGCACTGCAAGCCTACCTTCCTTCACTCCGTCCACCAGCTTGCAACATTGAAGCAGAGCTAAACAGCTGTGAAGTGGTCCATGGATGGAATGCTACCTTATTGTACACAGCCTTGTATATGACTGCATTTGGTGATGGTTTTATCCGTGTTTGCTTGCCATCCCTCGGAGCAGACCAATTTGACCATGAAGATCCCTCTGAGTCCCGCCAACAGTCCAGCTTCTTTAACTGGTATACCTTTGGAATCTCCTTTGGAGGTTTTGTAGGGCTGATTCTCATAGTGGGGATCGAGAACTACAAAGGGTGGGATATCGGACTTGGGGTGTGTGCCATCCTAATTCTGCTAGGATTGCTCATAGTCGCTGCCGGTTTCCCCTTCTACTGCAACCAAGTACCACAAGGAAGTCCTCTAACTCGAATACTGCAG GTTCTTGTGGTTGCATTCAGGAACAGGAAACTTGAACTTCCTGAAAAACTTGAGGAAGCGAAGGAAAGCTGCACTGGGACAAGGGCATGTTCTGTTGATGCACTCGCTCAAACAAATAGTCTGAA ATTCCTCGACAAAGCTTGCATCAACAGTGGCCAAAGTGGAGCCTGGTCAGTTTGTAGTCTGAGAAAGGTGGAGGAGATAAAGATCATCCTCCGTGTGCTTCCTCTCTTCGTCAGCTCCATAATCGGATATATATCGAACGTTATCCTCTTCACATTCACTGTGCAGCAAGGCACCATGACGAACACAAGGCTGGGCAAGATCCATGTTTCCCCCGCGACACTCTTTATCATCCCCATCATATTCCAGATGCTAATGCTTGCTGTCTATGACCAGTTCCTTGTGCCATTCTTGCGTAGACGTACAGGCTATGTTGGTGGTGTCACTCATTTGCAACGCATTGGTATAGGCTTCGTCACCATGCTACTTGCGTCAATCATTGCAGCAATTGttgagaagaagagaaagaaagctgTGGTGCAGATGTCCCTCTTCTGGCTTGCACCTCAATTCTTCCTTCTTGGTGTGGCAGATGTGACATCATTCACCGGGCTCCTTGAGTTCTTCAACAGCGAGGCACCACGCGGCATGAAGTCTATTGCCACAGCGTTGTTCTGGTGTGCTCTGGGGCTCGCGTCCTTGCTGGCCACAACGCTGGTGGAAATTGTGAACAAGGCCACAAGGCATGGGCACCAGAGAGGCTGGCTCGAGGGTACAAGCTTGAACAACAGCCATCTTGACCTGTTCTACTGGGCTGTGGCTGTTGTGGGATTGCTTGGCTTATGCAACTACCTGTACTGGGCCAAGAAGTATGTGTACCAGCACAATCCACGCATCGTTGAGACATCGGTTGATCAGGATTCACCTTGA
- the LOC123045879 gene encoding protein NRT1/ PTR FAMILY 4.6 isoform X1 — MELEGCVDWRGNAVDRRKHGGIKATIFLYVLAVLRNCPNSANFSLVAYFHRILHLDIVTSSAVITYLVGAIFFFAALMNFIAGAYIQRTTAIFVFSPLAVLGYMLLALQAYLPSLHPLDCEINKEPNNCESAKGWSLTLLYLSLLMFAIGEGCMRACIPLLGGDQFSNDDPKETHLKSTFLSWIKFANSVGALMGLVFLVWIENNLGWALGFMISALIVLVGLFVAASGLPFYRTQKPNGSPLKGILQVLVTSSKKRQVATIDVIELQEIGAADSVDGEGKSDSKSTGTTQIEELTKAITRMLPIFISCLLIYLPFTLLMTLTIQVGSTMDKGIGTIQIPSASLIAIPTAFHMLMQPFYRQILTPLLERFTGHTHGITPLQSIGAGSACGVAAACLAAIVETRRLTVAEQHGPTSTGAGVPMSVFWLVLQFFLLSIMDAASFSGLIEFIKSESSPEMKLIAPAAQSIVAGIAAWLASAFIQLANNASRHGNGGRGWLDGADFNRTRLDRFFLLLAAIELVALINYAFWARRYAKTQRSSGAGLVGDSSEN, encoded by the exons ATGGAGCTTGAAGGGTGTGTAGATTGGAGAGGGAATGCTGTGGATCGAAGGAAGCATGGAGGCATCAAGGCTACAATCTTCCTCTACG TTTTGGCCGTGCTGCGAAATTGCCCCAACAGTGCAAACTTCAGCCTTGTAGCCTATTTCCACAGGATACTACATCTGGATATTGTGACCTCCTCAGCTGTGATCACCTATCTGGTCGGTGCAATATTCTTCTTTGCTGCCCTGATGAACTTTATCGCTGGCGCATATATCCAGCGAACCACTGCTATATTTGTATTCAGTCCCCTTGCAGTCCTG GGCTATATGTTGCTAGCATTGCAGGCATACTTGCCTTCACTACATCCTCTGGATTGTGAGATAAACAAAGAACCAAACAACTGTGAGTCAGCTAAAGGTTGGAGCTTAACACTGCTCTACTTGAGCTTATTAATGtttgccatcggagaaggctgcaTGCGCGCTTGCATACCATTGCTTGGTGGAGATCAGTTCAGCAATGATGATCCAAAAGAAACACATCTCAAGAGTACGTTCTTGAGCTGGATCAAGTTTGCAAACTCTGTTGGAGCACTAATGGGATTGGTATTCTTAGTCTGGATCGagaacaatttgggctgggccctTGGCTTTATGATATCTGCACTTATTGTACTTGTAGGGCTGTTTGTGGCAGCCAGTGGACTGCCTTTCTATAGAACACAGAAGCCTAATGGAAGTCCTCTAAAGGGAATATTGCAG GTTCTTGTCACTTCATCAAAGAAGAGGCAGGTTGCTACCATAGATGTTATCGAGCTGCAGGAGATAGGAGCAGCGGATAGTGTTGATGGGGAAGGCAAATCTGACAGCAAGAGCACTGG CACCACTCAGATCGAGGAGTTAACAAAGGCCATCACCCGAATGCTTCCAATCTTCATCAGCTGCTTGCTCATCTACCTGCCCTTCACGCTGCTAATGACACTAACGATACAAGTCGGCAGCACCATGGACAAAGGGATAGGCACGATCCAGATACCTTCCGCCTCTCTCATTGCAATCCCAACAGCATTTCACATGCTTATGCAACCATTCTACAGGCAGATATTGACGCCACTGCTAGAAAGATTTACAGGCCACACACACGGAATCACCCCACTGCAGAGTATCGGTGCTGGCTCGGCGTGCGGGGTAGCAGCAGCATGCCTTGCGGCGATAGTGGAAACAAGAAGGCTGACAGTCGCAGAGCAGCATGGGCCAACATCGACAGGAGCAGGCGTCCCGATGTCCGTGTTCTGGTTGGTTCTGCAATTCTTCCTGCTAAGCATCATGGATGCAGCATCCTTCAGTGGACTGATTGAGTTCATAAAGAGCGAGTCATCTCCGGAAATGAAGCTGATAGCACCGGCAGCGCAGTCCATCGTTGCTGGAATAGCAGCCTGGTTAGCAAGTGCCTTCATACAGCTAGCGAACAACGCGTCGCGACACGGCAATGGTGGAAGAGGGTGGCTAGATGGAGCAGACTTCAACAGGACACGCCTTGATCGTTTCTTCTTGTTGCTGGCAGCCATCGAGCTGGTGGCACTCATCAACTATGCTTTCTGGGCGAGGAGATATGCCAAGACGCAACGGAGCAGTGGTGCTGGATTAGTTGGTGATAGCTCTGAAAACTAA
- the LOC123045879 gene encoding protein NRT1/ PTR FAMILY 4.6 isoform X2 encodes MLWIEGSMEASRLQSSSTGYMLLALQAYLPSLHPLDCEINKEPNNCESAKGWSLTLLYLSLLMFAIGEGCMRACIPLLGGDQFSNDDPKETHLKSTFLSWIKFANSVGALMGLVFLVWIENNLGWALGFMISALIVLVGLFVAASGLPFYRTQKPNGSPLKGILQVLVTSSKKRQVATIDVIELQEIGAADSVDGEGKSDSKSTGTTQIEELTKAITRMLPIFISCLLIYLPFTLLMTLTIQVGSTMDKGIGTIQIPSASLIAIPTAFHMLMQPFYRQILTPLLERFTGHTHGITPLQSIGAGSACGVAAACLAAIVETRRLTVAEQHGPTSTGAGVPMSVFWLVLQFFLLSIMDAASFSGLIEFIKSESSPEMKLIAPAAQSIVAGIAAWLASAFIQLANNASRHGNGGRGWLDGADFNRTRLDRFFLLLAAIELVALINYAFWARRYAKTQRSSGAGLVGDSSEN; translated from the exons ATGCTGTGGATCGAAGGAAGCATGGAGGCATCAAGGCTACAATCTTCCTCTACG GGCTATATGTTGCTAGCATTGCAGGCATACTTGCCTTCACTACATCCTCTGGATTGTGAGATAAACAAAGAACCAAACAACTGTGAGTCAGCTAAAGGTTGGAGCTTAACACTGCTCTACTTGAGCTTATTAATGtttgccatcggagaaggctgcaTGCGCGCTTGCATACCATTGCTTGGTGGAGATCAGTTCAGCAATGATGATCCAAAAGAAACACATCTCAAGAGTACGTTCTTGAGCTGGATCAAGTTTGCAAACTCTGTTGGAGCACTAATGGGATTGGTATTCTTAGTCTGGATCGagaacaatttgggctgggccctTGGCTTTATGATATCTGCACTTATTGTACTTGTAGGGCTGTTTGTGGCAGCCAGTGGACTGCCTTTCTATAGAACACAGAAGCCTAATGGAAGTCCTCTAAAGGGAATATTGCAG GTTCTTGTCACTTCATCAAAGAAGAGGCAGGTTGCTACCATAGATGTTATCGAGCTGCAGGAGATAGGAGCAGCGGATAGTGTTGATGGGGAAGGCAAATCTGACAGCAAGAGCACTGG CACCACTCAGATCGAGGAGTTAACAAAGGCCATCACCCGAATGCTTCCAATCTTCATCAGCTGCTTGCTCATCTACCTGCCCTTCACGCTGCTAATGACACTAACGATACAAGTCGGCAGCACCATGGACAAAGGGATAGGCACGATCCAGATACCTTCCGCCTCTCTCATTGCAATCCCAACAGCATTTCACATGCTTATGCAACCATTCTACAGGCAGATATTGACGCCACTGCTAGAAAGATTTACAGGCCACACACACGGAATCACCCCACTGCAGAGTATCGGTGCTGGCTCGGCGTGCGGGGTAGCAGCAGCATGCCTTGCGGCGATAGTGGAAACAAGAAGGCTGACAGTCGCAGAGCAGCATGGGCCAACATCGACAGGAGCAGGCGTCCCGATGTCCGTGTTCTGGTTGGTTCTGCAATTCTTCCTGCTAAGCATCATGGATGCAGCATCCTTCAGTGGACTGATTGAGTTCATAAAGAGCGAGTCATCTCCGGAAATGAAGCTGATAGCACCGGCAGCGCAGTCCATCGTTGCTGGAATAGCAGCCTGGTTAGCAAGTGCCTTCATACAGCTAGCGAACAACGCGTCGCGACACGGCAATGGTGGAAGAGGGTGGCTAGATGGAGCAGACTTCAACAGGACACGCCTTGATCGTTTCTTCTTGTTGCTGGCAGCCATCGAGCTGGTGGCACTCATCAACTATGCTTTCTGGGCGAGGAGATATGCCAAGACGCAACGGAGCAGTGGTGCTGGATTAGTTGGTGATAGCTCTGAAAACTAA